The Mesorhizobium sp. B1-1-8 genome contains a region encoding:
- a CDS encoding ROK family transcriptional regulator, whose product MALRGTNQEFGRPYNRRIVLESIRRFGPIARGDIAQHVGLTVQTVSTIVRELEEQGYILSVREEPKGRGLPPATLRINPEGGYAVGIHLTPLGIDAALINLSGDVIESAHREAPHAAPDEAFEAIGAMVAELTGRRAGGRVIGIGMALPGPFGVDTMSFVGPTTMAGWKDVALRERLTAATGLPAFFENDMAAAAMGERLYGLGIQHSEYYYLYFGVGLGGAMLHDGSVLRGAWGNAGEIGHIPVVPGGERCPCGNRGCLERYISLEARGRWSGDDADWVAGVAPIFRNAIATIENLFDPETIVLGGLASPTLLEHLAAAAEPLHNSVSARTDRAASRILVAQGGQHAVLRGAAALAVSGVLSPRFGQIFTAKRQREGDPLKGGEIAA is encoded by the coding sequence ATGGCGTTGCGGGGAACCAATCAGGAGTTCGGGCGGCCGTACAACCGGCGCATCGTGCTCGAATCAATCCGCCGTTTCGGCCCCATCGCGCGGGGCGACATCGCCCAACATGTCGGGCTCACTGTCCAGACGGTGTCGACCATCGTGCGCGAATTGGAGGAGCAAGGCTACATCCTGTCGGTTCGCGAGGAACCGAAGGGCCGCGGCCTGCCGCCGGCGACGCTCCGCATCAACCCGGAAGGCGGCTATGCCGTGGGCATCCATCTCACGCCGCTCGGCATCGACGCCGCCCTCATCAATCTCAGCGGCGACGTGATCGAGAGCGCGCATCGCGAGGCGCCCCATGCGGCGCCCGACGAAGCGTTCGAGGCGATCGGCGCCATGGTTGCGGAATTGACCGGCCGGCGCGCCGGCGGCCGCGTCATCGGCATCGGCATGGCGCTTCCAGGTCCGTTCGGCGTCGACACCATGAGCTTCGTCGGTCCGACCACCATGGCCGGCTGGAAGGATGTCGCCCTGCGCGAGCGGCTGACGGCGGCGACCGGCCTGCCGGCCTTCTTCGAAAACGATATGGCCGCCGCCGCGATGGGCGAACGCCTCTACGGTCTCGGCATCCAGCATTCCGAATATTATTACCTCTATTTCGGCGTCGGGCTTGGCGGCGCCATGCTGCATGACGGCAGCGTGCTGCGCGGCGCCTGGGGCAATGCCGGCGAGATCGGCCACATTCCGGTCGTTCCGGGCGGCGAGCGCTGTCCATGCGGCAATCGTGGTTGCCTCGAACGCTATATCTCGCTGGAAGCGCGAGGCCGCTGGAGCGGCGACGACGCCGACTGGGTGGCCGGGGTCGCGCCGATTTTCCGCAATGCCATCGCCACCATCGAAAACCTTTTTGATCCCGAGACGATCGTGCTCGGCGGGCTGGCCTCGCCCACGCTGCTCGAACACCTGGCGGCAGCGGCGGAGCCGCTGCACAATTCGGTCTCGGCCCGCACGGATCGCGCCGCCTCGCGCATCCTCGTCGCGCAGGGCGGCCAGCACGCGGTGCTGCGGGGGGCCGCGGCGCTCGCCGTCTCCGGCGTGCTTTCGCCGCGCTTCGGCCAGATCTTCACCGCCAAGCGGCAGCGCGAGGGCGACCCCCTGAAAGGTGGAGAAATCGCGGCATGA
- a CDS encoding M24 family metallopeptidase, translating into MIELPFARDEYQQRLRKIRAEMATRGLELLIVNDVANQHYITGYDGWSFYTPQTVLVPVEEVEPVWIGRAMDAAGGLLTAWMKPENVVGFPEDHVQRADRHPMDWIAGWIAAKGWGGRHIGIELESYYFSPKAHARLVVGLPNAKWHDADLLVNWIRAVKSAPEIDYLRKASTLAEAAVRQAFAVIAPGVRECDAIAAIQAAQIAGSPDFAGDITALPPTILGGENASAPHIMWSDRRFGENETIALELAGVCRRYAAGLARTLQLGTTPTRVSDTAKAVIEGMDAVLDAVRPGTTAEAVEAAWRKVIQRHGLKKESRIGYSIGVAYPPDWGEHTISLRPGDKTVLAPGNVLHSILGMWMDGWGIEISETILVTETGNETLTKFPREIHVKS; encoded by the coding sequence ATGATCGAGCTGCCCTTTGCCCGCGACGAATACCAGCAGCGGCTTCGAAAGATCCGCGCCGAGATGGCGACGCGCGGCCTCGAGCTGTTGATCGTCAACGACGTTGCCAACCAGCATTACATCACCGGCTACGACGGCTGGTCATTCTACACGCCGCAAACGGTGCTCGTGCCGGTCGAAGAGGTCGAGCCGGTCTGGATCGGGCGCGCGATGGATGCTGCAGGAGGCCTCCTGACGGCCTGGATGAAGCCGGAGAATGTGGTCGGTTTCCCGGAAGATCACGTTCAGCGCGCCGATCGCCATCCCATGGACTGGATCGCCGGCTGGATCGCGGCAAAGGGCTGGGGAGGCCGTCATATCGGCATCGAGCTCGAATCCTATTATTTCTCGCCAAAGGCGCATGCCAGGCTTGTCGTCGGGCTTCCCAATGCAAAATGGCACGATGCCGATCTCCTGGTGAACTGGATTCGCGCGGTCAAATCGGCGCCCGAAATCGACTATTTGCGCAAGGCGTCGACCCTGGCCGAAGCAGCGGTCCGCCAAGCTTTCGCGGTGATCGCGCCAGGTGTTCGCGAGTGCGACGCCATTGCTGCTATTCAGGCAGCGCAGATCGCCGGCAGCCCGGATTTCGCGGGCGACATCACCGCGCTTCCTCCGACGATTCTTGGCGGCGAGAATGCTTCGGCACCGCACATCATGTGGAGCGACAGGCGGTTTGGCGAAAACGAGACGATTGCCCTGGAGCTTGCCGGCGTCTGCCGCCGCTATGCCGCCGGGCTGGCGCGGACGCTGCAGCTCGGGACGACGCCGACCCGAGTTTCAGATACGGCGAAAGCGGTGATCGAGGGCATGGACGCCGTGCTCGATGCGGTCAGGCCGGGAACGACAGCTGAGGCCGTCGAAGCAGCATGGCGCAAGGTCATCCAGCGCCATGGGCTGAAAAAGGAGTCACGCATCGGCTATTCGATCGGCGTCGCTTATCCGCCCGATTGGGGCGAACACACGATCAGCCTCAGGCCGGGCGACAAGACGGTGCTCGCGCCCGGAAACGTCCTTCATTCCATCCTCGGCATGTGGATGGACGGCTGGGGCATCGAGATCAGCGAGACCATCCTGGTTACCGAAACCGGCAATGAAACCTTGACGAAGTTTCCGCGGGAGATTCATGTCAAATCCTGA
- a CDS encoding M23 family metallopeptidase, with amino-acid sequence MNPTGQSAVFGRRKEPHTVIIARGNEIRHFTIRPWLAALIGSALAAIAIGYLLATSYLVLRDDLIGATTARQARMQQAYEDRISALRAQVDRITSRQLLDQQLMETKVSELLARQTQLSQRHGRLGPIIERAESEVGDAPAASDTAAKPEVTGSLSQAPTYSVASLGAGDTKPFSLWSTRSKPLDGETAADRADKLFVSINASLKAIESQQLTRITTLADNAYRNVDAIKQALQAAGLPVDSEFDKGDVGGPLVPLDPSMIFDSKVKELDEALDTLDQVKKEARKLPLANPAPGHAVTSPFGVRTDPILGTAALHTGMDFRAPIGMAAKVTAAGIVTKAGWNGGYGRMVEIDHGNGFATRYGHLSEIDVAVGQQLAAGDVIGKTGSSGRSTGPHLHYEVRHNGEAIDPLRFLSVGKKVAQYL; translated from the coding sequence GTGAACCCAACCGGTCAGTCAGCGGTCTTCGGCAGGCGCAAGGAGCCCCACACGGTCATTATCGCCCGGGGTAACGAGATCAGGCATTTCACCATCCGCCCCTGGCTTGCCGCTCTCATCGGCTCTGCGCTGGCGGCGATCGCCATCGGCTATTTGCTCGCCACCTCCTATCTGGTGCTGCGCGACGATCTGATTGGCGCCACGACGGCCAGGCAGGCGCGCATGCAGCAGGCTTATGAAGACCGCATCTCGGCGCTGCGTGCCCAGGTCGACCGCATCACCAGTCGCCAGCTTCTCGACCAGCAGCTCATGGAAACCAAGGTCAGCGAGTTGTTGGCTAGGCAGACCCAGCTCAGCCAGCGCCATGGCCGGCTCGGCCCGATCATCGAACGCGCCGAAAGCGAGGTCGGCGATGCTCCGGCCGCAAGCGATACGGCGGCAAAACCCGAGGTGACCGGCAGCCTTTCGCAGGCTCCGACCTATTCCGTCGCCAGCCTGGGCGCCGGTGACACCAAGCCGTTCTCACTGTGGTCGACAAGGTCCAAACCGCTCGACGGCGAGACGGCCGCCGATCGCGCCGACAAGCTGTTCGTGTCGATCAACGCGTCGCTCAAGGCCATAGAGAGCCAGCAGCTCACCCGCATCACCACGCTTGCCGACAACGCCTACAGGAATGTCGACGCCATCAAGCAGGCGCTGCAAGCCGCGGGCCTGCCGGTCGACAGCGAGTTCGACAAGGGCGACGTCGGCGGCCCTCTGGTCCCGCTCGATCCGTCCATGATCTTCGACAGCAAGGTTAAGGAACTGGACGAAGCGCTTGATACGCTTGATCAGGTCAAGAAAGAGGCGCGCAAGCTGCCGCTCGCCAACCCTGCCCCCGGCCATGCCGTGACCAGCCCGTTCGGCGTGCGCACCGACCCGATCCTCGGCACCGCCGCTTTGCATACGGGAATGGATTTCAGGGCGCCGATCGGCATGGCCGCCAAGGTCACTGCAGCAGGTATCGTCACCAAGGCCGGCTGGAACGGCGGCTACGGCCGCATGGTCGAGATCGACCACGGCAACGGCTTCGCCACGCGCTACGGCCATTTAAGCGAGATCGACGTCGCCGTCGGCCAGCAGCTCGCCGCCGGCGACGTGATCGGCAAGACCGGCAGCAGCGGCCGTTCCACCGGCCCGCACCTCCACTACGAAGTGCGCCATAATGGCGAGGCGATCGATCCGCTGCGCTTTCTGAGCGTCGGCAAGAAGGTCGCGCAGTACCTGTAG
- a CDS encoding peroxiredoxin, whose protein sequence is MADLEVGDVAPQFDLPRDGGGSLGLAAFRGKPVVLYFYPQDDTTSCTTEAIGFSQLKPEFEKAGAVVIGLSPDSVKKHDKFKAKYDLTVDLVADEERKVIEAYHLWVEKTMYGRNYMGVERATFLIGKDGRIARIWRKVRVKGHAQEVLEAVRAL, encoded by the coding sequence ATGGCTGATCTCGAAGTGGGCGACGTTGCACCGCAATTCGATCTTCCGCGCGATGGCGGCGGCTCCCTCGGCCTCGCCGCTTTCCGGGGAAAGCCCGTCGTACTCTACTTCTATCCGCAGGACGACACCACAAGCTGCACCACCGAGGCGATCGGCTTCTCGCAGCTGAAGCCGGAGTTCGAGAAGGCCGGCGCCGTAGTGATCGGGCTGTCTCCCGATAGCGTAAAAAAACACGACAAATTCAAGGCGAAGTACGATCTCACCGTCGACCTGGTTGCGGACGAGGAGCGCAAGGTGATCGAGGCCTATCATCTGTGGGTCGAAAAGACGATGTATGGCCGCAACTACATGGGCGTCGAGCGCGCCACCTTCCTGATCGGCAAGGACGGACGGATCGCAAGGATCTGGCGAAAGGTGCGGGTCAAGGGCCACGCCCAAGAGGTGCTGGAAGCGGTCCGCGCCCTCTGA
- a CDS encoding DUF3971 domain-containing protein: MDQEQPQHEKIRFRRDEITDLGKFPSACGVPPLGRASIRRFRILGRIFAGLCALVLLAAAGVYVLGTSGIGTERLRTEAETAIEKIAGVDVNVAVGAARLTLDSSSFIALQVSNVSLKTTDGKPMADVGRVRFGMRLLPLLSGQVRLTSARFSDARIMVAAMPSGGGDWTAALRNEDGLIDPEKVSAAVFAGVNDALHAVREDSMRRIDLGNVEFELPAAGSVKRVTVANATVAQTGTGSMQLSSDVDVDGRHVTLTASATRDPAARRIASLDASLQMAGAGGTPIDGDSADGTPDEGGRLGSVGLKLSGSEASGEAPSRLAASLSLAGSMLDLGPRGLLPADVDADATLVAGSNKVSVDRLQLKTGRSTFDFAGSIGPKPAAAGEEPSYRYDLTSDGSTLAPSESPEPALKFLARIAGVYQTRSRKLVAEQIGVRSGGSSEVLGTASVAFIDNGPPGISLSLNVHDMPVSHVKQLWPWFSARNARLWVLGNLFGGRVTDANLQFQVVPGRLDNGVPLSADEVFGRFQIEGSRFDTAGRIPPIRDAVGVVTFHGNDVDVALSSGSVYMPSGRTVAASGGTLTVKQANHSPVIGALDIDVAGEAPAIAELASYEPINAMRHVGLAPEDLTGTVTGHVRADIPLTAGVDTSKLDWLVALDYKDLSLAKPFDDQTVTDADGSITVGPEQAVISAQAKLNGMPAELDLVEPLRDDGPPRSRKVALVLDDKTRNAAMPGLSPLLSGTIKVAIDKSGESAQNVSADLTNARLDIPWAGWSKGAGIPAKVTFAMAKSGGTTKLSDFNLDGKSFSVAGDVTLVNGALSSARFSNVALNRGDDVAISVKRNGKSYAVDISGDALDARSLIKQFTSDVDTATKGPGVEAISVSADVKSLSGFHDEVLSNLKLDYSAAGSRVNGLNVSATASSGAAITVSNTTGDGGRALRMRSADAGAILRFLDIYEHMEGGAITLSLSGAASGPMKGQVDASNFYVVNEPKLASLVSTKPAGDTRSLNQAVKADIDTSRVKFERGFAEIDKGSGYLKLANGLLRGPRIGTTFQGTLYDQDNNMDMTGTFMPVYGLNRIFGELPLFGPLLGNGRDRGLIGVTYRLRGNANKPNLDINPLSVIAPGIFRSIFEYR, from the coding sequence GTGGATCAGGAGCAACCGCAGCACGAGAAGATCAGGTTCAGGCGTGACGAGATCACCGACCTGGGAAAATTTCCGTCCGCCTGCGGCGTGCCGCCGCTCGGCCGCGCTTCCATCCGCCGCTTTCGCATTCTCGGCCGGATTTTTGCCGGGCTCTGCGCGCTCGTGCTTCTGGCGGCAGCCGGGGTCTATGTGCTCGGCACGTCGGGCATCGGCACCGAACGGCTGCGGACGGAGGCCGAGACCGCCATCGAGAAAATCGCCGGCGTCGATGTCAACGTCGCGGTCGGCGCGGCGCGGCTGACGCTCGACAGTTCGAGCTTCATTGCCTTGCAGGTGAGCAACGTCAGCCTGAAAACCACGGACGGCAAGCCGATGGCCGATGTCGGACGCGTCCGTTTCGGCATGCGGCTGCTGCCACTGCTTTCCGGCCAGGTGCGGCTGACCAGCGCCAGGTTTTCCGATGCCCGTATCATGGTGGCCGCGATGCCGTCGGGCGGCGGCGACTGGACGGCGGCGCTGCGCAATGAGGACGGCCTCATCGATCCCGAGAAAGTGTCGGCGGCGGTGTTTGCCGGCGTCAACGACGCGCTCCACGCGGTGCGCGAGGATTCGATGCGCCGGATCGACCTCGGCAATGTCGAGTTCGAACTGCCGGCCGCCGGATCGGTCAAGCGCGTGACCGTGGCGAACGCGACGGTTGCCCAGACCGGGACCGGCAGCATGCAGCTCTCGTCCGACGTGGATGTCGATGGCAGGCACGTCACCTTGACCGCGTCCGCGACGCGTGATCCCGCCGCGAGGCGGATCGCATCGCTCGACGCCAGCCTTCAGATGGCCGGCGCCGGCGGGACGCCAATCGACGGCGACTCTGCCGATGGAACTCCCGACGAAGGCGGCAGGCTGGGTTCGGTCGGCTTGAAGCTTTCAGGCTCGGAGGCGTCCGGCGAAGCGCCATCGCGCCTGGCGGCCTCGTTGTCGCTCGCCGGCTCAATGCTCGATCTCGGCCCGCGCGGCTTGCTGCCGGCCGATGTCGATGCCGATGCCACGCTGGTGGCGGGGTCGAACAAGGTTTCGGTCGACAGGCTGCAGCTCAAGACCGGCCGCTCCACCTTCGACTTCGCCGGCTCGATCGGACCGAAGCCGGCGGCCGCCGGCGAGGAGCCGTCCTATCGCTATGATCTCACCAGCGACGGCTCGACGCTTGCGCCGTCGGAGTCGCCGGAGCCGGCGCTCAAATTCCTTGCGCGCATCGCCGGCGTCTACCAGACCAGGAGCCGCAAGCTCGTCGCCGAGCAGATCGGCGTCCGTTCCGGCGGCTCGAGCGAAGTTCTGGGCACCGCATCCGTCGCTTTCATCGACAACGGCCCGCCGGGCATATCGCTCTCCCTCAACGTCCACGACATGCCGGTCTCGCATGTCAAGCAATTGTGGCCCTGGTTCTCCGCCCGCAATGCCCGTCTCTGGGTCCTCGGCAATCTCTTCGGCGGCCGGGTGACAGATGCCAATCTGCAATTCCAGGTCGTGCCCGGGCGGCTCGACAACGGCGTGCCGCTTTCGGCCGACGAGGTGTTCGGCCGCTTCCAGATCGAAGGGTCGCGCTTCGATACGGCGGGCCGCATCCCACCCATCCGCGATGCGGTTGGCGTCGTCACCTTCCACGGCAACGATGTCGACGTCGCGCTTTCCTCCGGCAGCGTCTACATGCCCAGCGGCCGCACCGTGGCGGCAAGCGGCGGCACGCTCACGGTGAAGCAGGCAAATCACTCGCCGGTGATCGGCGCGCTCGACATCGATGTCGCCGGCGAGGCGCCGGCGATCGCAGAACTCGCCTCCTACGAGCCGATCAACGCCATGCGTCATGTCGGCCTTGCGCCGGAAGACCTGACCGGCACCGTCACCGGCCACGTCCGTGCCGACATCCCGCTGACCGCCGGCGTCGACACCTCGAAGCTCGATTGGCTGGTGGCGCTCGACTACAAGGACCTGTCGCTCGCCAAGCCGTTCGACGACCAGACGGTGACCGATGCCGACGGGTCGATCACGGTCGGCCCCGAGCAAGCGGTGATTTCGGCCCAGGCCAAGCTGAACGGCATGCCGGCCGAGCTCGACCTAGTCGAGCCGCTCAGAGACGACGGGCCGCCGCGCAGCCGCAAGGTCGCGCTGGTGCTCGACGACAAGACGCGCAATGCAGCCATGCCCGGGCTGTCGCCGCTGCTTTCCGGGACGATCAAGGTGGCGATCGACAAGAGCGGCGAGAGCGCCCAGAACGTTTCGGCCGACCTCACCAATGCGAGGCTCGATATCCCCTGGGCCGGATGGAGCAAGGGCGCCGGCATTCCCGCCAAGGTCACTTTCGCGATGGCCAAATCCGGCGGCACCACAAAGCTGTCGGATTTCAATCTCGACGGAAAGAGCTTTTCGGTGGCCGGCGATGTGACGCTGGTCAATGGCGCGCTGTCCTCGGCCCGTTTCAGCAATGTGGCGCTCAACAGAGGCGACGATGTCGCCATCTCGGTGAAGCGAAACGGCAAGAGCTATGCGGTCGATATCAGCGGCGATGCGCTCGACGCCCGTTCGCTGATCAAGCAGTTCACCTCCGACGTCGACACCGCCACCAAGGGCCCGGGCGTCGAAGCGATCTCCGTCAGCGCCGACGTGAAATCCCTGAGCGGCTTCCACGACGAGGTCCTGTCCAACCTCAAACTGGATTACAGCGCAGCAGGCTCCAGGGTGAACGGGCTCAATGTCAGCGCGACCGCGAGTTCCGGTGCAGCGATCACCGTCAGCAACACCACCGGCGACGGTGGCCGCGCGCTCCGGATGAGATCGGCCGATGCCGGCGCCATCCTGCGCTTCCTCGACATTTACGAGCATATGGAGGGCGGCGCGATCACGCTGTCGCTTTCCGGCGCCGCCAGCGGGCCGATGAAAGGCCAGGTCGATGCAAGCAACTTCTATGTCGTCAACGAGCCCAAGCTCGCCTCGCTCGTGTCGACCAAGCCGGCCGGCGACACGCGCAGCCTGAACCAGGCGGTGAAGGCCGATATCGACACCTCCAGGGTGAAGTTCGAGCGCGGCTTTGCCGAGATCGACAAGGGCTCAGGCTATCTGAAGCTCGCAAACGGCCTGCTGCGCGGCCCGCGCATCGGCACGACATTCCAGGGCACGCTCTACGACCAGGACAACAATATGGACATGACCGGCACCTTCATGCCGGTCTATGGGCTGAACCGCATTTTTGGCGAATTGCCGCTGTTCGGTCCGCTGCTCGGCAACGGCCGCGACCGCGGCCTGATCGGTGTCACCTACCGGCTCAGGGGCAACGCCAACAAGCCGAACCTCGACATCAACCCGCTGTCGGTGATCGCGCCGGGAATATTCCGGTCGATCTTCGAGTACCGATAG